TGGTCACCATCGACTACGAGCACGCCGGCTTCCTCGCCGGACGCCACCTGCGCGAGCTCGGCCACGAGCGCGTGGCCGTCCTCACCAGCCCGGACCACGCCCCCCGCGTGGCCGGCTTCCGGCGCGCGTTCGCCGCCGACGGCCTGACCGTCCCCGACAGCGCCGTCCACATCGCGGCCGAACCGAGCGCGGCGGGCGGCTACGCCGCGGCGAACGAGGCGTTCGCCGCCGACCCGGCGCTGACCGCGATCTTCGCCACCCACGACATCCTCTCCCCGGGCGTCCTGGAGGCCGCGCGGGCCGCCGGACGCTCCGTACCGGACGACCTCTCGCTCGTCGGCCACGACGACGACCCCGAGGTGCGCTCCGGACTCGGACGACCGGCGCTCACCAGCGTCGCCGTCCCCACCCGCGACATGGCCCGCCAGGCCGTCGAACTGCTCCTTCGCGCCCTCACCAAGTCGGGCACCGTGGTCAACTCGCTCCAGCTGCTGAGGCCCGAGCTCATCGTCCGCGACAGCACCTGCCCGCCCCGGTCCGCCCGGGCGTGAGCGCGCGGGGTGCGCGGCGGCTTCCGAAACCCGGCTCCGAAACCTGGCTCCGAAACCGGCTTCCGGAACTCGGCTTCCGGAACCGGCTTCCGAAAACCCCGAAAGGACCCCTCCGTTGCCGAAGGACCGCCGACCTCCCGCGGACCGCCTCTGGTACCGCACCCCCGCCACCCGCTTCCTCGAAGCCCTGCCCCTCGGCAACGGGCGTCTCGGCGCACTGCTGTACGGGGCGGGGGAGCGGGGGCGTACGGGAGAGACCGCGCACCTCAACGCCGACACCCTCTGGTCCGGCGGCCCCGGCCCCCGCGACCGCGCCGGTGCGGCCGACCACCTGCCGGCGCTCCGGGCCGCCGTCCTCGCCGACCGCGACCACGCCGCCGCCGAGGCGCTCGCCGAACGGATGCAGGGCCCGTACTCCCAGGCGTACCAGCCGCTCGCCACCCTCCGCCTGACCTGCGGAGACGACGAACCGGTCGAGGACTACCTCCGCGAACTCGACCTGGACACCGCCGTCCACCGGGTCGCGTACCGTACGGGCGGCGCCGAACTCCTCCGCGAGTCCTTCGTCTCGGCACCGGCCGGCGTGCTCGTCACCCGCATCACCGCGGACCGAGGCGGATGCGTGGACCTCACCGCGCGCCTCGACACCCCCCACCCCGACGCCCGCCACTCCGACGACGGAGACCGGTCCGTCGTGTCGGGTCGGGCACCCGCGTACTTCTCCTTCGGCGAGGCCGACCCCGCGCGCTACGCCACCGACGAGGGCATGGGCTTCGCGGCCGGACTCCGCGTGATCACCACGGGCGGCCGGGTCGCATCGACCGACGGCGAGGTGAGGGTCGACGGGGCGGACGAGGTGCTCCTCCTGGTGGCGGCCGAGACCGGCTACCGCGGGCCCACCACATCACCGGCAGGCCCCGACGAGGGACCCGTCGCCGAGGTGTGCCGCCTCCTGGACGCCGCCGCCGGCCTCCCGTACGAGAAGCTGCTCGCCGCACACGTCGCCGACCACCAGCGGCTCTACCGCCGAGCCGCGCTGCACCTGAGCACGGCGGCGCCCGAACTCCCCACCGACGAAAGGCTCATGGCGGACCAGGACGACCCGGGGCTCGCGGCCCTCCTCTTCGCGTACGGCCGCTACCTCCTGATCGCCTCCTCGCGCCCCGGCACCCAGCCCGCCAACCTGCAGGGCATCTGGAACACCGAGGTCGCCCCGCCGTGGAACGCGAACTGGACGACCAACATCAACCTGCAGATGAACTACTGGCACGCCGAGACGACCGGCCTCGCCGACTGCCACGAACCGCTCCTCGACCTGATCGCCGACCTCGCCGAACCCGGCGCGCACACGGCGGCCACCTATTACGGGGCCCGCGGCTGGACCGTCCACCACAACCTCGACCTGTGGCGGGGCACCCATCCGGTGTCGGGTTCGCCGTCGTGGGCGAACTGGCCCATGGCGGGCGCGTGGCTCTGCGCGCACCTGTGGGAGCGTCACCTCTTCGACGGGGACCGCGCGTTCCTGGCGGAGCGGGCGTACCCGCTGATGCGGGGCGCGGCCGAGTTCCTGCTCGACCTCCTGACCGAGGACGGCGAGGGAACCCTCGTGACCTGCCCGTCCACCTCGCCCGAACACCACTTCCGCCTCCCCGACGGCAGCCTGGCCGCCGTGTCGGCCGGTGCCACCATGGACCACTGGCTCGCCGCGGAACTCCTCGCCCACACCGCCGAGGCGGCCCGCCTCCTGGCCGTGGACCACGACTTCGCGGACACGCTCGACGCGGTACGGGCCCGCCTGCGCCCACCCCGCACCGACGAGCGGGGACGCCTGCTCGAATGGTGGGAGGACCTCCCGGAGGAGGATCCCGGCCACCGGCACCTGTCCCACCTCTACGGCCTCTACCCGGGCGCCGCCGTCGACCCGCTCACCGCCCCCGCCCTCGTCGAACCGGCACGGCGGGCCCTCTCCCGCCGCCTGGAGCACGGCAGCGGCAGCACCGGCTGGAGCCGCGCCTGGGCGGCCGCGCTCGCCGCCCGCCTGGGAGACGCGGAACTCGCCCACGAGAGCGTGCGGACCCTCCTCGCGGAGTACACCGCCCCCAACCTCTTCGGCCTGCACCCGCCGGACCTCTTCCAGATCGACGGGAACTTCGGGATCACCGCCGCGATCACCGAGATGCTGCTGCAGAGCCACAACGGCCTCCTCCGCCTGCTGCCCGCCCTCCCGGAGGCCTGGCCGACGGGCTCGGCGACGGGACTGCGCGCCCGGGGCGGCACGGTCGTCGACCTCCACTGGGCCGGGGGAGTGCTGACGGAGGCCCTCCTGGACGTGACCCGAAGCGGCACCCTCACGATCCGGCTCCCGGCCGGCACCCCGTCGGACCTCACGGTCACGGACACCACCGGCACCCCGGTCGACGTCGACGTCGACCGGGGTGGCTCCGATCCGCGCCTCCGATTCGAGGGCCGCGAGGGGACGGCGTACCGGCTGTCCGTCACCCGCTGACGCCGGAGGGCCTACGTGGGCGTTCCGTAGAGGATCACCTCGGCGATACCCGCGACGGTCTGCGCGCCCCCGCCGCTGACCTGGGTGACGACGAAACGGACCTGCCGGACGTTCGCCGCGGTGAACACCTCGGGGAGGATGTACTGGCCCGCCCGCGTCAGTCCGGAGTAAGCAGTGTTCCAGGTCGCCCCGTCGGGGGAGGTCTGGAGGTCGTACGTGTACCAGCTGCTGTCCTTGCCCCAGTGGACGCGGACCCCGGCTAGGTCGTGCGGGTCGGTCAGCTCCACGGTCAGCGTCTGGGGGACGGTCGGGCCGGAAGCGCTCCAGCCGGTGCCGAAGGTGATGTCCCCGTCGAAGGCCTTCTCCGCTTCGAAGCCGGTGGCCTGGCTGGACGCGGTGACGGTCCTGATCCGGTCACGGGCGATCTTCGGGCCGGGGTCGGCCGGGGGGACGCCGCCACTGCCCCCGGGCGGTACGGCGCGGAACTCGCGGAGGGACGGCCACCAGTCGCCGGCGGACAGGATGTCCACGCGCACGTGGCGCGTGGTGACCTGCACCGGGTGGGTGACGGCGGCGACCATGGCGGTGTTGTCCGCCGCGTCGACCGCGGTGGTCCAGGTGGTGGCGTCGTCGGAGACGAGGACGCGGTAGCGGTAGGCGGTCCGGTCGGTCTCCCACATGATCTGGAACTGTTCGATCTCGGCCGGCGCCCCGAGGTCGACCTGCCACCAGGCGGGGTCGGGGCCGTTGCCGACCCACTTGGTGCCGCCTTCGTCGTCCACGGCGTTCGCGGGCCCGTTTCCGTACTCCGAGGTGGAGGCGGTCGCCGGCTTGAACAGGGCCAGGTTCTGGGCGCCCTGGCCCTCGAGGGTGGAGATGTCCCGCCACGCGGGATGGGTGCCGTCGGTGACGTGGGTACCGGTGTAGGGCGCGGTCTGCACTGTGTACCGACCGCTTCCCAGACCGTCCGCGGTCGCGGTGAGGGTGACGGGACCGCCGGTCGTGCCGGTGGCGATCAGGGCGTAGCCGATGCCGCCCTGGACCTTCTGCGTCTGGGCCGAGAGCCGAGGGATGCCGTGGCCCACCAGGGAGCCGGCTCCGGTCACGTCGAGCGTGACGACGGCCGAGGAGTCGGGGACCGGGGTGCCGTCGGCGTCGACGACCTTGACGAAGACGGGGATCAGGTCCGAGCCGTCGGCGACGGGCCGGATGCGGTCGAGCCGCTCCACATACTCGCGCAGGACGCCCGCCTCCTGGGCCGACAGGGCGCGGCCGCGCGCCTTGCCGATGCGGTCGACGAGGGCCGGTCCGCCCGTCTTCGTCGCGAGGAGTTCCCGGGCCGCCTTCTTCCCCGCCTCGGAGCTGTCCCCGAGCGACGCCGCCACCAGCGAGGTCAGCACGCCCCAGCCGCCGGCGTCGTCGGCGACGAGTTCCAGGTGGTGGGCGGCACCGGGGGTCCTGACGACGTGGGTCGCGGCGAGCGTGCCGCCCAGGTAACCCTCGGCCCGGAGTTCCCCGGCGGCGAACGCGGGCAGGGTGAAGGTGTAGTACGGGCTGCCGCCCTTGGCCGCGATGTGCGGCGCGGTCGCCGCGTTCTGGGCGCGGGTCTTCTCCCCGACGAGCGTGCCGTTCTGGTAGAGGCGGACGCTGTCCGTGTTGCTGAAGACCATGACGTCCAGGCTGGAAGAGGCCGTGTGGGCGCTCGCGACGAAGACCATCGGGCCGCCGTGGTTCGGATTGCCTGCCGGCTGCATGGACGTGAGCCAGTGGTAGCAGTACTTGGGGTAGCGGTCGATGTCGACGGCGCCGGACTTCTGGTAGGGGTCGTTGGTGCCGTAGTCCTCGAAGACCCACAGGAAGTACCCGCCGATCCGGGGGTTGGCGTCCAGGCCGCCCCAGTCCCAGTAGCCGGTGCCTTCCAGGTAGCGCTGGCGGGTGACGACCTGGCCGACGAGTGCGGCCTCGCCCTCGTCCCGGTCGCACCGGGACGGGTTCTCCCAGTCGCCCCACTCGCGGGTGAGGAACGGGACGGACGGCGCGGGATCCGAGCCGTCGGTGTTGACGACCTTGTAGTTGACCCCGTACTCGCCGCCCCAGGTGCCGTAGTCGGCCGAGGTGAACATCTGGTCGCCGGGCATCTCCGCGTGGGCGACGGTGTTGGCCTCCTTCGCCCACCACTGCGGGTAGTGGGTCTCGTTGAGGGAGGTCTCCCACAGGATCACGGACGGCCGGTTGCGGTCACGCCGGATCATCGTGGCGATGTCGCGGTAGGTACGGCTCACGAAGGTCTGGTCGCCGTTCCAGTACTGCCAGCCCGGCTGGCAGGCCACCACGAGGAGGCCCAGCTCGTCGCAGGCGTCGAGGAAGGCCGGGTCGTGCGGGTAGTGCGCCGCCCGTACGGCGTTGAACCCGCCGAGCTTGAGCCGCAGCGCCTCGCGGTACTTCATCGACGGTGGCGCCGCGTCGCCCACGTAGGCGTAGTTCTGATGGACGTTGGCGCCGCGGAGGTAGATCCGGGTTTCGTTGAGGTAGAAGCCGTCGGCCCGGTAGTCGATCCGCCGTATGCCGGTGCGGGTGGTCACGGTGTCGACCAGCCGGCCGTCGACGAAGACCTGGCTGACCAGGCTGTACAGGGTGGGGGAGTCGGGGTGCCACAGTTTCGGCCGGGTCACGCTCAGCGTCTGCGCGTAGGTGGTGCTGCCGCCTCCCGGGATGGAGACGGTGTCCGTGGCCTGGGCGACCGCCGTGCCCTGCGCGTCGTAGAGGACGGTGGTGAGCCTGGTCCGGGCAGCCGTGCCCGTCCGGTTCACCACGTGGGTCCTGACCTTGGCCGTCGCCCGCGTCGGGGTCGCCTTCGGATAGGTCACGAACACACCGCCCCCGGCGACCAGGTCCTCCTGGAGGGCGTCGGAGACGTGGACCTGTTCCGTGACGCGGAGCGTGACGCCCCGGTAGATGCCGCCGTACGTGAGGAACCCGAGCTCGTTCCGCGGCTTGCCGGGAGGGGTGAGCGGGTCGTCGAGGTTCGACACGCGGACCGCGAGGACGTTGTCGCGGTCGAAGAGGACCTTGTCGGTGAGGTCGACGACGAAGCCCATGGTCCCGCCGAAGTGCTCGGCGAGCTTCTCGCCGTTCAGATAGACGGCGCAGTCGGTCTGGACCCCGTCGAAGACCACGGTGTGCCGTCGCCCCCGGTCCTGCGGGTCGACCCGGAAGTACCGTCGGTACCAGCCGATTCCGGCGTACACGTCGTACGCGGAGGGCCGCTTCTTCTCCAGCCGCATCGTGTGCGGGAGCGAGACCGCGGCCCACTCCGAGTCGTCGAACCCGGGCTGCTGGGCTCCGGCGTCGTCGTCGCGCCAGAACGCCCAGCCCGCGTTGAGGTTCAGCACACGGCGTCCGCCCGTGGCCGTGGCCGGCGCGGGCAGCGCCGGGCCGGCCGGCGTCGCGGCGGCCTGCCCGGCGGGCACCAGGGCGGCCCCCACACCGGCCAGGCCCGCGGCGAGCACGCCTCGCCGCCTCATCCCACTGGTGTTTCCGATCACGTTCCTGCGCTCCTCTGTTGATGTGCTGTCGTCCGATGACGAAGGGCGGGGCAGGTCCGATGTCGGGCCTGCCCCGCCCCGGGGCTTACGGCGAGCGGTCAGGAGACCTTGACCAGCCGCCACTGCTGGTTCGTGCCGCCGGTGGTGATGTACTGGTCGACGGAGGCGCCGCTGGAGGTCGAAGCCCCGCGTACGTCGAGCGCGTAGCCGTTGGCGCGCGACTCGATGGTGTACGTGCCGTCGTTCGCCGGGGCGATCACCCACTGCTGCTCGGGGCCGCCGGTGGCGGTCCAGAGGCCCAGCTGGGTGCCGGGCCAGGTGGTCGCCTGGGGGGCCGTCAGGGGCTTGAGGCTCGCGGCGCCGGTGACCGTGTAGTAGCCGTCGCTGTTGCGCGCGAGGCTCCACTGCTGGTTGGCGCCGCCGTTGTCGGGCCACTGGATGGCGGGCGTGCCGTCGGTCGTCTGGCCGCCCGAGGCGTCCAGGAGCTGGCCGCTGTTGGCGTTGACGATCTTGTACGTGCCGGAGAGCGCGGGCGTGGTGCCCGGGGTGACGCTGAAGTTCGCGTACTGGACCGGGTGGTAGCCGGCGGTGCCCAGGCCGACCTGTCCGCCGCCGAAGCTGCCGTCCGTGACCGTGGCCTGCGTCTGGCCGTCGATGGCGACCGTGATCGCGTCGCCCTGGAAGGTCAGGGCGAGGTTGTGCCAGGTCCCGGTGCCGGGTGCGGGCACGGTTCCCTCGGCGAGCGGCGCCGCCGTGGTGTCCCAGCCGCCCCACGGGCGGCCGGACTTCAGGAGCTTCCACGTACCGGTGTCGCTCAGGCGCAGGTGGTAGGCGTTCAGGCCGTTGTTGTTCTTGTCCTGGGTGCCGATCCGGCCGAGGAGCTCGGCGGCGCTGCCGCCCTGCTCCAGGAGCACGTCCGCGCTGACGGTGTAGTCGCCCCAGCTCTGCTCACCCATGATCGTGTACGGCTGGTTGGACGTCTCGTCGGTCCACTGGATGGGCGACACGGGCGACATCTGGCGCAGGCAGGAGCCGGTGCGGCCGCCGGCGCAGGGCACCGCCTCGAAGGCGCCGTTCATCGTGGAGAAGTACCTGGCTTCCTGGCCCTTGCCGTAGCCGGCGAAGGAGTCCGAGTACGGGAGCGGGAGCTGCGACCGCTGCGGCGGTGTCGTGACGGCCGCGCCCTGACCGGTGGTGGTGGTCACCGTGTAGACGCGACCGGGCTCCAGGGCGAGGGTGTACGTGCCCGCGTTCGCCTTCAGGTCCGGGCCCCGCTCCATTCGCGGAGTGGCGCCGCCCTTCTGCGAGAGGTCGGTGGACCACACGTGCAGGGTGCCGCCGGGGAGACCGCCGGTGGCCTTCAGGGTGACCGTCTGCGGAGCGGTGGCGTCCATCGTCTCGAAGACGGTGCTCCAGGCGGACTTGTCGGGCGCGCGGTAAGTGACGTAGCTGCCCTCGGTGCCGTTGCGTGCCCCCAGGTAGCCGGTCGCGCCGTCCACGTACTTCCAGCCGGGAGAGGTGAACTGTGTCGTCTGGGCGATGGACCAGGTGGTGCGGCCCACGCTGTAGTTCCCGGACCAGGGCTGGTCGGCGGTGATCAGCCCGGCGTCGTGGAAGCCGAGGTTCTGGTAGAGCGAGGCGACGAGCGGCCAGTTGATGTAGGCCGTCATCTTCGCGTCGATGTAACCGCGGTTGATGGCGCGGGCGACGGGGGCGGCGCCGACCTCGGCACCTTCCGAGCCGTTCTCGCTGGCCCAGATCGGCTTCCCGAGGTTCTGGGCGTCGGCGTCGGAGGAGCAGTGGGTCATCGCCGACATGTAGCCGCAGTTGTAGTGGGAGCCGGCGACGTCCACCGCGTCGTACAGGGCGGGGTCGTTCTTCATGGCGGTGGCGATCGGCCAGCCCCACGACTCGCCGCCGAGGATCTTGGTGGAGGCGTAACCCCTGGTCAGGAGCGCCGACTTGAGGGACTTGTACCAGGCGGCGTCGAAGTCGCGCTCGTTCCAGCCGCCCATGTAGTCGACGGTGATCCCGTGCTGCTTGGCGCAGCCGAGCCAGGTGGTCAGGTAGTCGATCATGTCCTGGGAGTAGAAGGTGTGGTCGCCGATCCAGCCCGGCGCGCCCCAGGACAGGGCGGCGATCTTGAGGTTGGGGTTGCGGGCCTTCGCCTGCTCCATCAGCCACCACTCGTAGCCCGCGTTGCAGTCGACGACGCCCCGGCTGTGCTCGATGCTGGCCTCGGCGCCGTCGGTGGAGTTGGTGTCGCCGCCGACCTCGACCTTCAGGATCTGCAGGCTCGCCCCGTAGCCGGGCTTGAAGAGGTAGTCGAGGATCTCGCCCTGCTGGGCGGCCGGATAGTCGCGCAGCAGACGGGTGTTGCCGCCGCCGCCGCTGATGGCCCCGATGCCGTCGAAGGTCCGTCCGGCGCTGGTGCCGTCGACGGTGATCGTCGGTTTGGGGGCGGCGGCGCGCGCCTGGGCGGATGCCTGGCCGT
The DNA window shown above is from Streptomyces vietnamensis and carries:
- a CDS encoding LacI family DNA-binding transcriptional regulator translates to MVTMQDVAERAGVTKQTVSNVISGRVAVRPATAARVRAAIDELGYTPNLVARSLATGSTKTVGLFVPTVGGAFYSEVVETAEDVLEEHGYHLLLCTTRLDGERARRHLAGLTSRSVDALLVAGDRDLIDHLPLLADARFPVALCAWETDAPVDFPVVTIDYEHAGFLAGRHLRELGHERVAVLTSPDHAPRVAGFRRAFAADGLTVPDSAVHIAAEPSAAGGYAAANEAFAADPALTAIFATHDILSPGVLEAARAAGRSVPDDLSLVGHDDDPEVRSGLGRPALTSVAVPTRDMARQAVELLLRALTKSGTVVNSLQLLRPELIVRDSTCPPRSARA
- a CDS encoding glycoside hydrolase family 95 protein translates to MPKDRRPPADRLWYRTPATRFLEALPLGNGRLGALLYGAGERGRTGETAHLNADTLWSGGPGPRDRAGAADHLPALRAAVLADRDHAAAEALAERMQGPYSQAYQPLATLRLTCGDDEPVEDYLRELDLDTAVHRVAYRTGGAELLRESFVSAPAGVLVTRITADRGGCVDLTARLDTPHPDARHSDDGDRSVVSGRAPAYFSFGEADPARYATDEGMGFAAGLRVITTGGRVASTDGEVRVDGADEVLLLVAAETGYRGPTTSPAGPDEGPVAEVCRLLDAAAGLPYEKLLAAHVADHQRLYRRAALHLSTAAPELPTDERLMADQDDPGLAALLFAYGRYLLIASSRPGTQPANLQGIWNTEVAPPWNANWTTNINLQMNYWHAETTGLADCHEPLLDLIADLAEPGAHTAATYYGARGWTVHHNLDLWRGTHPVSGSPSWANWPMAGAWLCAHLWERHLFDGDRAFLAERAYPLMRGAAEFLLDLLTEDGEGTLVTCPSTSPEHHFRLPDGSLAAVSAGATMDHWLAAELLAHTAEAARLLAVDHDFADTLDAVRARLRPPRTDERGRLLEWWEDLPEEDPGHRHLSHLYGLYPGAAVDPLTAPALVEPARRALSRRLEHGSGSTGWSRAWAAALAARLGDAELAHESVRTLLAEYTAPNLFGLHPPDLFQIDGNFGITAAITEMLLQSHNGLLRLLPALPEAWPTGSATGLRARGGTVVDLHWAGGVLTEALLDVTRSGTLTIRLPAGTPSDLTVTDTTGTPVDVDVDRGGSDPRLRFEGREGTAYRLSVTR
- a CDS encoding discoidin domain-containing protein, whose product is MIGNTSGMRRRGVLAAGLAGVGAALVPAGQAAATPAGPALPAPATATGGRRVLNLNAGWAFWRDDDAGAQQPGFDDSEWAAVSLPHTMRLEKKRPSAYDVYAGIGWYRRYFRVDPQDRGRRHTVVFDGVQTDCAVYLNGEKLAEHFGGTMGFVVDLTDKVLFDRDNVLAVRVSNLDDPLTPPGKPRNELGFLTYGGIYRGVTLRVTEQVHVSDALQEDLVAGGGVFVTYPKATPTRATAKVRTHVVNRTGTAARTRLTTVLYDAQGTAVAQATDTVSIPGGGSTTYAQTLSVTRPKLWHPDSPTLYSLVSQVFVDGRLVDTVTTRTGIRRIDYRADGFYLNETRIYLRGANVHQNYAYVGDAAPPSMKYREALRLKLGGFNAVRAAHYPHDPAFLDACDELGLLVVACQPGWQYWNGDQTFVSRTYRDIATMIRRDRNRPSVILWETSLNETHYPQWWAKEANTVAHAEMPGDQMFTSADYGTWGGEYGVNYKVVNTDGSDPAPSVPFLTREWGDWENPSRCDRDEGEAALVGQVVTRQRYLEGTGYWDWGGLDANPRIGGYFLWVFEDYGTNDPYQKSGAVDIDRYPKYCYHWLTSMQPAGNPNHGGPMVFVASAHTASSSLDVMVFSNTDSVRLYQNGTLVGEKTRAQNAATAPHIAAKGGSPYYTFTLPAFAAGELRAEGYLGGTLAATHVVRTPGAAHHLELVADDAGGWGVLTSLVAASLGDSSEAGKKAARELLATKTGGPALVDRIGKARGRALSAQEAGVLREYVERLDRIRPVADGSDLIPVFVKVVDADGTPVPDSSAVVTLDVTGAGSLVGHGIPRLSAQTQKVQGGIGYALIATGTTGGPVTLTATADGLGSGRYTVQTAPYTGTHVTDGTHPAWRDISTLEGQGAQNLALFKPATASTSEYGNGPANAVDDEGGTKWVGNGPDPAWWQVDLGAPAEIEQFQIMWETDRTAYRYRVLVSDDATTWTTAVDAADNTAMVAAVTHPVQVTTRHVRVDILSAGDWWPSLREFRAVPPGGSGGVPPADPGPKIARDRIRTVTASSQATGFEAEKAFDGDITFGTGWSASGPTVPQTLTVELTDPHDLAGVRVHWGKDSSWYTYDLQTSPDGATWNTAYSGLTRAGQYILPEVFTAANVRQVRFVVTQVSGGGAQTVAGIAEVILYGTPT
- a CDS encoding RICIN domain-containing protein gives rise to the protein MRTTLRTNSRLVRRAATVAAALLTVAAMNGQASAQARAAAPKPTITVDGTSAGRTFDGIGAISGGGGNTRLLRDYPAAQQGEILDYLFKPGYGASLQILKVEVGGDTNSTDGAEASIEHSRGVVDCNAGYEWWLMEQAKARNPNLKIAALSWGAPGWIGDHTFYSQDMIDYLTTWLGCAKQHGITVDYMGGWNERDFDAAWYKSLKSALLTRGYASTKILGGESWGWPIATAMKNDPALYDAVDVAGSHYNCGYMSAMTHCSSDADAQNLGKPIWASENGSEGAEVGAAPVARAINRGYIDAKMTAYINWPLVASLYQNLGFHDAGLITADQPWSGNYSVGRTTWSIAQTTQFTSPGWKYVDGATGYLGARNGTEGSYVTYRAPDKSAWSTVFETMDATAPQTVTLKATGGLPGGTLHVWSTDLSQKGGATPRMERGPDLKANAGTYTLALEPGRVYTVTTTTGQGAAVTTPPQRSQLPLPYSDSFAGYGKGQEARYFSTMNGAFEAVPCAGGRTGSCLRQMSPVSPIQWTDETSNQPYTIMGEQSWGDYTVSADVLLEQGGSAAELLGRIGTQDKNNNGLNAYHLRLSDTGTWKLLKSGRPWGGWDTTAAPLAEGTVPAPGTGTWHNLALTFQGDAITVAIDGQTQATVTDGSFGGGQVGLGTAGYHPVQYANFSVTPGTTPALSGTYKIVNANSGQLLDASGGQTTDGTPAIQWPDNGGANQQWSLARNSDGYYTVTGAASLKPLTAPQATTWPGTQLGLWTATGGPEQQWVIAPANDGTYTIESRANGYALDVRGASTSSGASVDQYITTGGTNQQWRLVKVS